One window of the Micromonas commoda chromosome 9, complete sequence genome contains the following:
- a CDS encoding predicted protein, with amino-acid sequence MSASLAAATRRPVARIDTRCIRDARLASSSRASTSTRPPPRTPSIVAKVHRPNHPIQPSADDDVGRSRRDVLAIAALFTQCAVGTPLAFAAADDDDDLDEEAAQAAIEASMKDVLSKNSGEVSYPRRAAFDGAFGVDGVKAASFEVSNLWTVAPVVQDVTGESGFPAMARWGEIVDPVNGKVAVEARVFVTKGFAKPSIADLGKPENVPVAKALGLDKYDDSYRRADMLGSYKRVDVTDGDRVYYDWEMVASPPPKECPSAVGCLYPQHIYLMSATVVDGDLYVLSLDAYPENWRLAGNSLKRIRNSFRVAAPEIVEPVDPNEVMLGEVPVGAMS; translated from the coding sequence ATGTCTGCGTCCCTAGCAGCGgccacgcggcgccccgtcgcgcgcattGACACGAGATgcatccgcgacgcgcgcctggCGTCatcctcccgcgcgtccacgtccacgcgaccgccgccgcgtacccCATCGATCGTCGCCAAGGTGCATCGCCCGAATCATCCGATCCAACCGTCGGCCGATGATGACGTCGGcaggagccgccgcgacgtcctcgcgatcgccgcgctcttcaCGCAGTGCGCGGTGGGCACCCCGCTCGcattcgcggcggcggatgacgacgatgacctcgacgaggaggccgcgcAGGCCGCCATCGAGGCCTCCATGAAGGACGTCCTCTCCAAGAACTCCGGCGAGGTGTCCTacccgagacgcgcggcgttcgacggcgcgttcggcgtcgacggcgtcaaggCCGCGTCCTTCGAGGTCTCCAACCTGTGGACCGTCGCACCCGTCGTCCAGGACGTCACGGGCGAGAGCGGATtcccggcgatggcgcggtgGGGCGAGATCGTGGACCCGGTGAACGGCAAggtggcggtggaggcgagggTCTTCGTCACCAAAGGGTTCGCGAAgccgtccatcgcggaccTCGGAAAGCCCGAGAACGTGcccgtcgccaaggcgctcggcCTCGACAAGTACGACGACTCCTACAGGCGCGCGGACATGCTCGGCAGCTAcaagcgcgtcgacgtcaccgacggcgacagGGTCTACTACGACTGGGAGatggtcgcgtcgccgccgccgaaggagTGCCCATCCGCCGTGGGATGCCTGTACCCGCAGCACATCTACCTCATGTCCGCCacggtcgtcgacggggaccTGTACGTCCTCTCGCTGGACGCGTACCCGGAGAACTGGCGGCTGGCGGGCAACTCGCTCAAGCGCATCCGTAACTCTTTcagggtcgccgcgccggagatcgtcgagcccgtcgaTCCCAACGAGGTcatgctcggcgaggtcccgGTGGGCGCCATGTCGTGA
- a CDS encoding predicted protein, whose translation MRRTRDRVAGEPHRAVARSPVGVLLLALAMLTGCASAADLAPAASDEPRVAGPSRGGFKEALAASARPSTIVQTAASTIPSVADRAGLPPPASRAVTARERLPSEHSREFLAWARRYDKLLEYCPDGAVPCAESLRREAVWRINARHIEEHNRRSGSLMKKGLTRFADMTSEEFTTNAATYSTPLLSVSSKAELRAELPVDVRRGERAAASAKERYLASHAADGDGTSLSLKLATDAAAAAGERLPSERGAHAEDDGHVEDGIFGSVFPALGSSRTTDATSKRGERAERKVRKTSRGVDVATSARPRVGSAPSSGTSASEGAGPLGTNLPTHFDWSDVVDFGDVVHQGKCAGCWAYSTAAVIEAARLIDARATAARSGDADAASRLTTERLSPHALIDCDDLDRGCATGNMASAYSWIQTSAKGIPTMAAYPRRGRDGVCDTAALGAIRDENVVRTEGYCDLPSLGDATEAQTLQALAQQPVAVGVNVHALQFYESGVVDVHDCPPASDDPLRAINHAAVLTGWGKDEATGKWYWILRNTYGEHWGEGGYARLAFGKLPGTNFGTCALYTEGNYPVLGDLQCTEGAVRKEAVKHGKHVWLYPGGYNMGPRDAKWRWPSWEEMRMMLASGGWPAGSEDGVAAVAVLGVACAVIVAALVAARYGRRGAGAGVGGAGGEGGEEVEGLLSAADGGAAYGAAASP comes from the exons atgcgtcgcacgcgcgatcgcgtcgcgggagaACCGCACCGGGCGGTCGCTCGCAGCCCCGTCggggtcctcctcctcgcgctggcgATGCTCACCGGATGCGCATCCGCGGCTGAtctggcgcccgcggcctcggacgagccgcgcgtcgcggggccgtcgcgcggagggttcaaggaggcgctcgcggcgagcgcgcgcccgagCACGATCGTccagacggcggcgtcgacgattcCGTCCGTGgccgaccgcgcgggtcttcctccgccggcgtcgcgcgcggtcaccgcgcgcgagcggttACCCAGTGAGCACTCGCGCGAGTTTCTGGCGTGGGCCCGGCGCTACGATAAGCTCCTGGAGTACTGCCCGGACGGCGCGGTTCCGTGCGCGGAGTCCCtcaggcgcgaggcggtgtGGAGGATAAACGCGCGGCACATCGAGGAGCACAACAGGCGCTCGG GCTCGCTCATGAAGAAAGGCCTGACGCGGTTCGCGGACATGACCTCCGAGGAGTTCAccacgaacgcggcgacgtacagCACCCCGCTGCTCTCGGTGAGTTCAAAGGCggagcttcgcgccgagctcccgGTCGACGTgcgacgaggcgaacgagccgcggcgtcggcgaaggagcgCTACCTCGCGTCTCACGCGGCGGACGGAGACGGAACATCCCTGTCGCtgaagctcgcgacggacgcggcggcggcggcgggcgagcgctTGCCGTCCGAGAGGGGGGCacacgccgaggacgacggccaCGTGGAGGATGGGATATTCGGAAGCGTCTTCCCGGCGTTGGGGtcttcgaggacgacggacgcgacgagtAAACGCGGGGAGAGGGCCGAACGGAAAGTCCGAAAGACGTCGagaggcgtcgacgtcgcgacgtccgcgcgcccccgcgtgggctccgcgccgtcgtccgggacgtccgcgagcgaaGGCGCCGGTCCCCTCGGGACGAACCTGCCGACGCATTTCGACTGGTCCGACGTCGTGGACtttggcgacgtcgtgcaccAGGGTAAGTGCGCCGGCTGCTGGGCGtactccaccgccgccgtgatcgaggcggcgcgtttgatcgacgcgcgcgccaccgccgcgcgctcgggcgacgccgacgccgcatcGCGGTTAACCACCGAGCGCCTGAGCCCCCACGCGCTCATCGACTGCGACGACCTGGACCGGGGATGCGCCACCGGGAACATGGCCTCGGCGTACTCGTGGATCCAGACGTCCGCCAAGGGCATTCCCACGATGGCCGCgtacccgcgccgcggacgcgacggcgtctgCGACACAGCCGCGCTGGGCGCCATCCGCGACGAAAACGTCGTTCGCACGGAAGGGTACTGCGACTTGccctcgctcggcgacgccaccgaggcGCAGACGTTACAGGCTCTCGCGCAGcaacccgtcgccgtcggcgtcaacGTACACGCGCTGCAATTTTATGAGAGTGGGGTTGTTGACGTGCACGACtgcccgcccgcgtcggacgaTCCACTCCGGGCGATCAACCACGCGGCGGTGTTGACGGGATGGGGCAAGGACGAAGCGACCGGTAAGTGGTACTGGATCCTTCGAAACACGTACGGCGAGCActggggcgagggcgggtaCGCTCGACTCGCGTTTGGCAAATTACCCGGCACCAATTTCGGGACGTGCGCTTTATACACCGAGGGTAACTACCCCGTGCTCGGCGATTTGCAGTGCACGGAGGGCGCCGTGCGCAAGGAGGCTGTGAAGCACGGGAAACACGTCTGGCTCTACCCCGGCGGGTACAACATGGGCCCGAGGGACGCGAAGTGGCGGTGGCCGAGTTGGGAGGAGATGAGGATGATGCTGGCGAGCGGGGGTTGGCCGGCGGGTAGCGAGGacggggtcgcggcggtcgcggtgctcggggtggcgtgcgcggtcatcgtcgccgcgctcgtcgccgccaggtacgggcgtcgcggcgccggggcgggcgtcggcggcgccgggggtgaGGGGGGGGAAGAGGTCGAGGGATTGCTGTCGGCGgctgacggcggcgccgcttacggcgccgccgcttcgccgtga
- a CDS encoding predicted protein, whose translation MSDKWSTGLCGCCSDCETCCISCITPSVALGQQNKIINSGEFCSPSCCLYSYFGGLPIGCLIAGCCCIGPNQTALKSKLGITQSDCLGDRCCAVCCQCCVLARMGRELKARGIYSMEQLNGQLPATLAPSNMTMVTPK comes from the exons ATGTCCGATAAGTGGAGCACCGGCCTCTGCGGCTGCTGCTCAGACTGCGAGACATGCTGCATCTCCTGCATCACGCCCTCTGTCGCGCTCGGCCAGCAGAACAAGATCATCAACTCGGGCG AGTTTTGCAGCCCCTCGTGCTGCCTTTACTCCTATTTCGGCGGATTGCCGATCGGGTGCCTCATCgccggctgctgctgcatcgGCCCGAACCAGACCGCGCTCAAGTCGAAGCTCGGTATCACCCAGAGCGACTGCCTCGGCGACCGATGCTGCGCGGTGTGCTGCCAGTGCTGCGTGCTCGCGCGCATGGGccgcgagctcaaggcgcgcGGCATCTACAGCATGGAGCAGCTCAACGGCCAGCTGCCagccaccctcgcgccctccaACATGACCATGGTCACCCCCAAGTAA
- the URB gene encoding nuclear envelope protein okuribin distant (nuclear envelope protein okuribin distant homolog) — MRRRARVSRPESTHPPARVLLASGERERDGAGSPSPPPPATRTTTTTSRTFAVDAVDAAALVADLVVARADADLADVLSTSLTVAIAVEEAGAREAGGVGDGERTAVLCELVLDPTNRWRPSAPDCTATRVVDVDDADADETADGGARVDVLRVEASLPPPRHPPVRLAAVTLTLTTTQTAASTNTNKFPSLPPPPLDVRGVAVVTGEDVDALARAWLARAARCAEDALPATVDACGADEVPFPFPAPGFGPGGDALVVAVVDDARLRGCCAATRVYHAEECACALDVFDVASDVASDVASDAAGEEGPFNRDEKLDDAGLINGVPLTTFPPPGAVAAEDRTLAAALHRLCAASDATSDATSDARRLRDVAYGAAAKSCVQSSAVMTAVSASAARLLSGTRGDHSTSLDAQSSGAASDVESGVAYDVASDVASFLSWLDGDARESRPEVFTQSTASAAPPPRPRPPPSPLIPLIPPPTMTTTTNTTTSTITTNTTTNTTTRAWRPDSAFFAVVVAALLVAGLFVVVVCVRLARRWRGTGGGDDVGGTGAADEGGEGGDEGAAGGEVLLIRRRATGKP; from the coding sequence atgcgccgccgcgcgagagtATCGCGCCCCGAGTCCAcccacccgcccgcgcgcgtcctgctcgcgagcggcgagcgcgagcgcgacggcgcggggtcgccgtcgccgccgcccccggcgacgcgaacgaccaCGACCACGAGTCGGACCTTCGCCGTTGACGCCgtagacgccgccgccttggtggcggacctcgtcgtcgcacgcgccgacgcggatctCGCGGATGTCCTCTCGACGTCGCTgaccgtcgcgatcgcggtcGAGGAGGCCGGCGCGCGTGAAGCGGGAGGCGTTGGGGACGGCGAGCGGACGGCGGTGCTGTGCGAGCTTGTCCTCGACCCCACGAACCGCTGgcgaccgagcgcgccggactgcacggcgacgcgcgtcgtcgacgtcgacgacgccgacgccgacgaaaccgccgacgggggcgcgcgcgtcgacgtcctgcgcgtcgaggcgtcgctcccgccgccgcgacacCCACCCgttcgcctcgcggcggtgaccctCACGCTGACGACGACACagacggcggcttcgacgaACACGAACAAATTCCcgtccctcccgccgccgccgctcgacgtccgcggcgtcgccgtcgtcaccggcgaggacgtcgacgcgctcgcgcgggcgtggctcgcgcgcgccgcgaggtgcgcggaggacgcgctcccggcgacggtcgacgcgtgcggcgccgatgaggtTCCCTTTCCTTTTCCCGCCCCCGGCttcggccccggcggcgacgctctcgtcgtcgccgtcgtcgacgacgcgcgccttcgcgggtgctgcgcggcgacgcgggtctACCACGCCGAGGagtgcgcgtgcgcgctggACGTGTTCGACGTGGCATCCGACGTGGCATCCGACGTggcgtccgacgcggcgggagagGAGGGTCCGTTTAACCGGGACGAAAAgttggacgacgcggggttAATAAACGGCGTTCCTTTGAcgacgttcccgccgccgggggcggtcgccgcggaggatcgaacgctcgcggccgcgctccACCGactctgcgccgcgtcggatgCCACGTCGGATGCCACgtcggacgcgcggcgcctccgcgacgtggCATACGGCGCGGCCGCCAAATCGTGCGTCcagtcgtcggcggtgatgaccgcggtgtccgcgtcggcggcgcggctcctCTCGGGGACTCGCGGCGACCACAGTACCTCCCTCGACGCTCAatcgtccggcgcggcgtccgacgtGGAGTCCGGCGTGGCATACGACGTGGCATCCGACGTGGCGTCGTTTCTGTCgtggctcgacggcgacgcgcgagaaaGTCGACCCGAGGTCTTCACGCagtccaccgcctcggccgcgccaccgccacgaccgcgaccgccgccatcACCTCTCATTCCTCTTATTCCTCCTCCCACAATGACAACAACGACAAACACGACAACGTCAACAATTACAACAAATACAACAACAAATACGACAACCCGGGCTTGGCGTCCCGACTCTGCtttcttcgccgtcgtcgtcgccgcgctcctcgtcgccggcttgttcgtcgtcgtcgtctgcgtgagactcgcgcggcggtggcggggcacgggcggcggtgatgacgTCGGGGGGACGGGTGCCGCGGatgagggaggcgagggcggggacgagggcgcggcgggaggggagGTGTTGCTgattcggcggcgcgcgacggggaaaCCGTAA
- the WALI gene encoding predicted protein (Wali7 domain containing protein), with the protein MFAAVERGTARTPWEFSIPRSSLENEGCTEEHLRRHLDHMVTGFERSTRVRIPKNDAKTYHDFVTRDPAFEASDKSLAVVVHRKGQPEDAMDADENAHAILAAWEGFPAVSYADDERVSVAMHGHISNAPEIRELYGLPPAEPATLVDPPTPDNSHGPRRSRRISGNKATMDAANANANADGPHAGAANVPRIEGARLVLELYQRRFEDKDGDPSDQPVTALTACEGSFSFVLVDKDRDAILIARSCESDTHPLFWGTAPGNPDGEDWDGSMLIAHTIESIDELCGGAAVAFPLGAFYYVDASMDYGVIQRMVTSAPKRKVKPLHRVNSSGQVCGLGFYTESGQNLASLHSKFIA; encoded by the exons atgttcgcggcggtggagagaGGCACCGCTAGGACCCCGTGGGAGTTTTCGATCCCCCGCTCGAGCCTGGAGAACGAGGGATGCACCG AGGAGCACTTAAGGCGCCACCTGGACCACATGGTCACCGGGTTCGAGCGATCCACCCGGGTCCGCATCCCCAAGAACGACGCCAAGACCTACCACGACTTCGTCACGCGCGAtcccgcgttcgaggcgagCGACAAATCGCTCGCCGTGGTCGTCCATCGCAAGGGCCAGCCCGAGGACGccatggacgcggacgagaacgcgcacgccatcctcgccgcgtgggagGGATTCCCCGCGGTGTCctacgccgacgacgagcgcgtctccgtcgccatGCACGGCCACATCTCCAACGCGCCCGAGATTCGAGAGCTCTACGGGTTACCCCCCGCGGAGCCCGCCACCTTGGTGGATCCCCCCACGCCGGACAACTCCCACGGccctcgacgctcgcggcgcatcTCCGGTAACAAGGCCaccatggacgccgcgaatgcgaacgcgaacgcggacggtccccacgccggcgccgccaacgTCCCGCGGATCGAGGGCGCCAGGCTCGTGCTCGAGCTGTACCAGCGCCGGTTCGAGGACAAAGACGGCGATCCGAGCGATCAGCCCGTgacggcgctcaccgcctgCGAGGGCTCGTTCTCGTTCGTGCTCGTGGACAAGGACAGGGACGCGATACTCATCGCCCGGTCATGCGAGAGCGACACGCACCCGCTGTTCTGgggcacggcgccggggaaccccgacggcgaggactgGGACGGGTCGATGCTCATCGCGCACACGATCGAGTCGATCGACGAGctgtgcggcggcgccgcggtggcgttcccgctcggcgcgttctactacgtcgacgcgagcatgGACTACGGCGTGATTCAGAGGATggtgacgtccgcgccgaagcGGAAGGTGAAGCCGCTTCACAGGGTGAACTCATCCGGGCAGGTTTGCGGCTTGGGCTTTTACACCGAGAGCGGGCAGAACCTGGCGAGCCTCCACTCCAAATTCATCGCCTGA
- the CUP201 gene encoding predicted protein (onserved protein of unknown function), whose protein sequence is MATPPTLAAAPAAPSAAAADLIPDADDYDAQLDVVRSLKSAGASPARVKSAAMKLAQLKRATWVPSGTASRRKKRRAAIEAAKEGLDPREVERMEAARDAAAVAEYPAMDPPPMDADGFVVSFPPPRVSFSSSSSTTTTTAREDDTAAREDDAAALAFFRRYGFVVYRDVLTREECAATRAEIWDYLERVQFPPAPGASRALSRHDVTTWDLMDNRDTYGLAPEPSVFTRQCVRNRQNPRVIACLAKVLTREDDSVCGHHDGDPSPTAAHRHGGDAAPLREEALREVIVSQDRWCVYRPTVNVRTRRDAIDGTDGGDGTAGDTAGDTAGASLTDDAFCLLDKPQWRTRPNVHLDLHPWNFAAPADVLPTEHLTFDELRDFSRETNAVSSATGPHCQGVVALMDNRTEDGGTVLVPGFHAVFDRWRDALGDPTRYADAHEDWDKNRLVWRGAGAGSFKFGSNDGVHRLKVRVPMREGSFLIWDQRVAHGSAPNASDRPRMAQFVKGFMRRGAGAARLARRGARIKVELARAGTSEEVSALGWRVFGLDAVGTAE, encoded by the exons atggcgacgccgccgacgctcgccgccgcgcccgcggcgccgtcggccgcggcggcggacttaatcccggacgccgacgactacgacgcgcagctcgacgTCGTGAGGTCCCTCaagtccgcgggcgcgtcgcccgcgcgggtaaagtccgcggcgatgaagctcgcgcagctcaaGCGCGCGACGTGGGTGCCGAGcggcaccgcgtcgcgccggaagaagcgccgcgccgccatcgaggccGCGAAGGAGGGACTAGATCCGCGCGAGGTCGAGaggatggaggcggcgcgcgacgccgcggcggtggcggagtaTCCCGCCATGGACCCTCCACCGATGGATGCGGACGGATTCGTGGTgtccttcccgccgccgcgagtgtccttctcgtcctcgtcgtcgacgacgacgacgaccgcccgCGAAgacgacaccgccgcccgcgaagacgacgccgcggcgttggcgttcTTCCGCAGGTACGGCTTCGTCGTCTACCGCGACGTTCTCACGCGCGAGgagtgcgccgcgacgcgagccgagATTTGGGATTacctcgaacgcgtccagTTCCCtccggcgcccggcgcgtccagAGCCCTCTCCAGGCACGACGTCACCACGTGGGACCTGATGGACAACAGAGACACGTACGGGCTCGCCCCGGAGCCGTCGGTGTTCACCAGGCAGTGCGTGCGCAACCGACAGAACCCGAGAGTCATCGCGTGCCTGGCGAAGGTTTTAACACGAGAAGACGACAGTGTTTGCGGACATCACGACGGTGATCCgtctccgacggcggcgcaccgccacggcggcgacgcggcgccgctgcgggaggaggcgctgcgcGAGGTGATCGTGAGCCAGGACAGGTGGTGCGTGTACAGGCCGACGGTGAACgttcggacgcggcgcgacgcgataGACGGCACAGATGGCGGAGATGGCACAGCCGGCGACACCGcgggcgacacagctggcgcgtcCTTAACGGACGACGCGTTTTGTCTTTTGGATAAGCCGCagtggcggacgcgtccgaaCGTTCACCTCGACCTGCACCCGTGGAACTTCGCCGCCCCCGCAGACGTCTTACCGACGGAGCACCTCACGTTTGACGAGCTGAGGGACTTTAGCCGAGAGACCAACGCGGTTTCATCCGCGACGGGCCCGCACTGCCAGGGCGTGGTGGCGCTGATGGACAACCGCACAGAGGACGGGGGCACGGTGCTGGTGCCGGGCTTTCACGCTGTGTTCGACAGGTGGCGGGACGCGCTGGGAGACCCGACGCGgtacgcggacgcgcacgaggactg GGATAAGAACCGGCTTGTgtggcgcggcgccggcgcgggttcgttcAAGTTTGGCTCGAACGACGGCGTGCACCGACTCAAAGTGAGGGTGCCGATGAGGGAGGGGAGCTTTTTGATCTGGGACCAGCGCGTGGCGCACGGcagcgcgccgaacgcgagcgaTCGACCGCGGATGGCGCAGTTCGTAAAGGGGTTCAtgcgacgaggcgcgggcgcggcgaggctggcgcggcgaggggcgcgaatTAAGGTCGagttggcgcgcgcggggacgtctGAGGAGGTGTCCGCGCTCGGGTGGCGGGTGTTCGGGCTGGACGCGGTTGGTACAGCCGAGTGA
- a CDS encoding predicted protein, whose protein sequence is MAEDANAAGGSVLVAEVLRQRAVRERARWEEFNRRAREEEEEGAERGRTRRAPARGGDNGDDDSRAAGARNDEVDETPTAATVARTEPTDGDDDDDDEPMCRICFGGEEDGAKGADRLFAPCQCRGSQGLVHVRCLNQWRARSRNNASYFECNTCHYRYHLERAAWAGRLEDPRVLAATSGCLVFFAVLSVGIFVRLAATRVLVPLFARLAAVAKRAGVPHGAVVDAFANLGNPRPSHSWRDSVRAAYEACTAGKKAKSLTCDSPALRSSLMEAHRVVTRAVALVDASPLHLEFAFYRVVEWLPPWWCVGALDGWNDHFRNGITIDQLVGGSAGGGGSSSADVGSWRRRWWWWSPRHCAGDVADALDTVVAGLVVLGFTAFGWNLGRRLRGNFRFNFEHLLLPLAMMVSSHGARTARLIVPLGVMGGYYEVYRAVRVWSKELLTRFGERVLEVRPRPG, encoded by the coding sequence ATGGCTgaggacgcgaacgccgcgggcggttcggtgctcgtcgccgaggtgctccgccaacgcgcggtgcgcgagcgagcgcgttgGGAGGAGTTCaaccggcgcgcgcgggaggaggaggaggagggcgcggagcgcgggaggacgcgccgggcgcccgctcgcggtggcgacaatggcgacgacgactctcgagcggccggggcgcggaacgacgaggtggacgagacgccgacggcggcgacggtcgcgcgAACGGAACCGACggatggggacgacgacgacgacgacgaacccaTGTGTCGCATctgcttcggcggcgaggaggacggcgcgaagggcgccgaTCGACTCTTCGCCCCGTGCCAGTGTCGCGGGTCGCAGggcctcgtccacgtccgatGCCTGAACcagtggcgcgcgcggtcgcggaaCAACGCGTCGTACTTCGAGTGCAACACGTGCCACTACAGGTACCacctggagcgcgccgcgtgggCGGGGCGCCTGGAGGACCCGCGCGtactcgcggcgacgtccggaTGCCTCGTGTTCTTCGCGGTGCTCTCCGTGGGCATCTTCGTCCGGTTGGCGGCGACCCGGGTGCTCGTTCCCCTcttcgcgcgcctcgccgccgtcgccaaacgcgcgggcgtcccCCACGGCGCGGTGGTAGACGCCTTCGCGAACCTGGGCAACCCGCGTCCGAGCCACAGCTGGCGCGATTCCGTCCGAGCCGCGTACGAAGCGTGCACAGCTGGCAAAAAAGCTAAAAGTCTTACATGCGATTCGCCCGCCCTTCGGTCGTCGCTGATGGAGGCGCACAGGGTGgtcacccgcgcggtcgcgctcgtcgacgcgtcgccgctgcacTTGGAGTTTGCGTTCTACCGCGTCGTGGAGTGGCTGCCGCCGTGGTggtgcgtcggcgcgctcgacgggtGGAACGATCACTTCCGTAACGGCATAACGATCGAccagctcgtcggcggctctgctggcggcggcggttcttCGTCAGCCGACGTCGGctcgtggcgtcgtcggtggtggtggtggtcgccgcgtcactgcgccggtgacgtcgcggacgcgttggaCACCGTCGTGGCGGGGCTCGTGGTGTTGGGTTTCACCGCGTTTGGGTGGAACCTcggacggcggcttcggggAAACTTCCGGTTTAATTTCGAGCACCTGCTGCTGCCGCTGGCGATGATGGTCTCGAGccacggcgcgcggacggcgaggctgATCGTGCCCCTCGGGGTGATGGGCGGGTACTACGAGGTGTACCGCGCCGTGCGGGTGTGGAGCAAGGAGCTGCTGACGCGGTTCGGGGAGCGCGTGCTCGAGGTCaggccgcgcccggggtga
- a CDS encoding predicted protein yields the protein MVLKHCDTMKPEDFIARQLRWTRDPMQMRRYNEERVEIFEDIVKESGAVDELQPGVERFLELLQRANVPMAVMDGKKRFSQLCVTLDDLGVARYFENSDSPTGEPNVVSGEDVSDWLPDPLPIERACTAMGRTTKRCVVFGNNTTVTEACMECGAKSVLLLGRQPRYELQGADTVVERLTDLSIENLKRLFTEETSDAAEPEREKVEIFPSKFTAPVVAERPRWEPEAKSDDAGGKEPPDYLRRRRRRPDN from the coding sequence ATGGTCCTGAAGCACTGCGACACCATGAAACCCGAGGATTTCATCGCCCGCCAGctgcggtggacgcgggatCCCATGCAGATGCGGCGGTAcaacgaggagcgcgtcgagatcTTCGAGGATATCGTGAAAGagagcggcgccgtcgacgaacttcagcccggcgtcgagcgattCCTGGAGCTGCTCCAGCGCGCCAACGTGCCGATGGCGGTCATGGACGGCAAGAAGCGGTTCTCCCAGCTGTGCGTCACGCTCGATGACCTGGGGGTGGCGCGGTACTTCGAAAACTCGGACTCGCCCACCGGAGAGCCCAACGTGGTGtcgggcgaggacgtcagCGACTGGCTTCCCGATCCCCTACccatcgagcgcgcgtgcaccgcgatGGGTCGGACCACGAAGCGGTGCGTCGTGTTCGGGAACAACACGACCGTGACGGAGGCGTGCATGGAGTGCGGCGCCAAGAGcgtgctcctcctcggcaggCAGCCGCGGTACGAGCTGCAGGGGGCGGACACGGTGGTGGAGCGGCTCACGGATCTGTCCATCGAGAATCTCAAGCGTCTGTTTACCGAGgagacgagcgacgcggcggagccaGAGCGCGAGAAGGTGGAGATATTCCCGTCCAAGTTTACCGCcccggtcgtcgcggagaggcCGCGGTGGGAACCCGAGGCGAaaagcgacgacgcgggcggaaAGGAGCCGCCGGATTAcctgaggcggcggcgccggcggccggACAACTGA